The window CCTTCGACGCCTATCGGCGTAGCCGACGGGACGCTGGTGGCTTCTTCTACGAGACGACCGGCGGCCAATCCGGGTGGGGCGCGTTCGGCGTCAAACCCGTCGAACGTCTCGCTGTTGGCGCAGATGCCGTCTCCCGAGACGATACCGCGCCGACGCTCGCCGCACTCGAAGGACTCGTCGACGCCGAGACACTCGTTCGTGGCGAGTGCGACGTTCCGTATCCCTGTGGCCTGTTTGGTTGGCTTTCGTACGACGTGGCCCGCGAACTCGAATCCCTCCCCGACCACACGACCGACGACCGACACCTCCCGCACCTGCAACTCGGCGTGTACGACCTCGTCGCCTCGTGGGAAGAACCGCGGACCGACGACGGTGACGACACGCTCCTTCGAATCACCTGCTGTCCCCGAACCCCCACGGATTCGGACTTCGGCGAAGTGTACGACACGGCACGTGAGCGTGCGCTGGGACTCGCAGAGGACGCAGTGGACGGAACTCCCAGACCGGTGGAAGCGCCTGTCGCGTCTCACGAAGCGCAGTTCGAGAGTGAATGCGGGCGCGAAGTGTTCGCCGACCGCGTTCGCGCGGCAAAGCAGTACATCCACGACGGCGACACCTTCCAAGCGAACCTCTCGCAGCGACTCGTCGCACCTGCGGCGGTTCATCCTGTCGACGCCTACGCGGCCCTCCGTGCCGTCAATCCGGCACCGTACTCGGGACTCCTCGAACTTCCCGGCCTCGACCTCGTGAGTGCCAGTCCCGAACTACTCCTTCGAATCGACGGCGAGCGACTCGTCACGGAACCCATCGCCGGAACCCGTCCCAGAGGGGCGACACCGGAGGAAGACCAGCGACTCGAAGCCGACCTGACGACAGACGAAAAAGAGCGGGCCGAACACGCCATGCTCGTGGATTTGGAGCGAAACGACCTCGGAAAGGTCTCCGAGTACGGGTCGGTCGACGTGACCGAGTACCGTCGTGTCGACCGCTACTCCGAAGTCATGCACCTCGTCTCGCTCGTCGAGGGCCGGCGGCGCGAAGGCACAACGCTCGCCGACGCCATCGCGGCGGTGTTCCCCGGCGGGACCATCACGGGTGCGCCAAAGCCCCGGACGATGGAGATTATCGACGAACTCGAATCGACCCGTCGCGGCCCATACACCGGGAGCATGTTCGCCATCGGACTCGACGACAGCGCGGTGTTGAACATCGTCATCCGGACGCTCGTTCGCTACCGCGACGAGTACCACCTCCGCGTCGGCGCGGGCATCGTCCACGACTCCGACCCGAACAGCGAGTACGACGAGACGTTGGCGAAGGCACGCGCGCTCGTCACTGCAATCGACGAGGCACTCGGCGAACGCGCGAAGATGACTGTGGGTGCAGACCGATGACGCGCATCCTCGTCGTCGACAACTACGATTCGTTCGCCTACAACCTCGTCCAGTACGTCGGCGAGTTCGCAGACGAGGTGGACGTGTACCGAAACGATGCCCTGACGACCGAGGATATCCGCAACATCGACCCCGACGGAATCGTCATCTCACCCGGTCCGGGAACACCCGCCGACGCGGGCATCTCTATCCCCACGTTCCGTGACCTCGACTACCCGACCCTCGGTGTCTGTCTCGGCCACCAGTCGCTCTGTGCGGCCCTCGGTGCCCACGTCGGCCACGCGCCCGAAGTCGTCCACGGAAAACCCTCGTTGGTCGAACACGACGGCAAGGGCGTCTTCACCGGCCTCCCCGACCGAATCGAAGTCGGGCGCTACCACTCACTCGCCGTCGAACTGGACGACATTCCCGACGAGTTGGTCGTCACCGCGTACACGGTCGGTGATGAGAGTGGGGGCGACACCAAATCGGCCGTTGGTGCCGACGACACGCAGGTCGTGATGGGCGTCCGCCACCGCGAGAAACCGCATGTCGGCGTCCAGTTCCACCCCGAGAGCATCCTGACCGAGTCGGGCAAAGCCATCGTCCGCAACTTCGTCGCTCTCGCCGCGGGGGAGTCACCAGTCGCGGATACGTGGCAGGCGCGGGAGGCGAACCATGAGTGACGACGACACGGTGCGGCGGTACT is drawn from Haloferax litoreum and contains these coding sequences:
- the pabB gene encoding aminodeoxychorismate synthase, component I, with product MTAPTVVTDRDDFRATAASAPDGARVPVEVRVRVSDPFDAYRRSRRDAGGFFYETTGGQSGWGAFGVKPVERLAVGADAVSRDDTAPTLAALEGLVDAETLVRGECDVPYPCGLFGWLSYDVARELESLPDHTTDDRHLPHLQLGVYDLVASWEEPRTDDGDDTLLRITCCPRTPTDSDFGEVYDTARERALGLAEDAVDGTPRPVEAPVASHEAQFESECGREVFADRVRAAKQYIHDGDTFQANLSQRLVAPAAVHPVDAYAALRAVNPAPYSGLLELPGLDLVSASPELLLRIDGERLVTEPIAGTRPRGATPEEDQRLEADLTTDEKERAEHAMLVDLERNDLGKVSEYGSVDVTEYRRVDRYSEVMHLVSLVEGRRREGTTLADAIAAVFPGGTITGAPKPRTMEIIDELESTRRGPYTGSMFAIGLDDSAVLNIVIRTLVRYRDEYHLRVGAGIVHDSDPNSEYDETLAKARALVTAIDEALGERAKMTVGADR
- a CDS encoding anthranilate synthase component II; its protein translation is MTRILVVDNYDSFAYNLVQYVGEFADEVDVYRNDALTTEDIRNIDPDGIVISPGPGTPADAGISIPTFRDLDYPTLGVCLGHQSLCAALGAHVGHAPEVVHGKPSLVEHDGKGVFTGLPDRIEVGRYHSLAVELDDIPDELVVTAYTVGDESGGDTKSAVGADDTQVVMGVRHREKPHVGVQFHPESILTESGKAIVRNFVALAAGESPVADTWQAREANHE